A window from Desulfovibrio desulfuricans encodes these proteins:
- a CDS encoding tyrosine-type recombinase/integrase has product VLILLKTGLRISELCGLTVADIDFKNEVVIIDHQLLKSKDQGYYIETPKTKSGIRQVPLSRETIQAFQR; this is encoded by the coding sequence GTGCTGATACTGTTAAAAACAGGACTTCGTATCTCGGAACTGTGCGGACTGACAGTAGCCGATATTGATTTCAAGAATGAAGTTGTGATTATCGACCACCAGTTACTAAAGAGCAAGGATCAAGGCTATTATATTGAAACGCCTAAGACGAAAAGCGGAATAAGGCAAGTACCATTAAGCAGAGAAACGATACAGGCATTTCAACG